In Streptomyces chartreusis NRRL 3882, the following are encoded in one genomic region:
- the prcB gene encoding proteasome subunit beta, whose protein sequence is MEANTRSTGRLPAAFLTPGSSSFMDFLSDHQPELLPGNKKLPPVQGAIEAPHGTTIVAVTFPGGVVLAGDRRATMGNVIAQRDIEKVFPADEYSAVGIAGTAGLAVEMVKLFQLELEHFEKVEGAQLSLEGKANRLSTMIRSNLGMAMQGLAVVPLFAGYDVDREKGRIFSYDVTGGRSEEQGYAATGSGSIFARGAMKKLFREDLSEDEATTLVVQALYDAADDDSATGGPDVARRIYPIVTVITEDGFRRLSENESSEIARSILERRLEQPDGPRAALL, encoded by the coding sequence GTGGAAGCCAACACTCGTAGCACCGGGCGTCTACCAGCTGCCTTCCTGACGCCAGGGTCTTCCTCCTTCATGGATTTTCTCTCCGATCACCAGCCCGAACTGCTGCCGGGCAACAAGAAGTTGCCGCCGGTGCAGGGCGCGATCGAGGCGCCGCACGGCACGACGATCGTGGCCGTGACGTTCCCCGGCGGCGTCGTCCTCGCCGGTGACCGACGGGCCACCATGGGCAACGTCATCGCGCAGCGGGACATCGAGAAGGTGTTCCCCGCCGACGAGTACTCGGCCGTGGGCATCGCCGGCACGGCGGGTCTGGCCGTGGAGATGGTGAAGCTGTTCCAGCTGGAGCTGGAGCACTTCGAGAAGGTCGAGGGCGCGCAGCTGTCGCTGGAGGGCAAGGCGAACCGGCTGTCGACGATGATCCGCTCGAACCTCGGCATGGCCATGCAGGGGCTGGCCGTCGTCCCGCTGTTCGCCGGGTACGACGTGGACCGGGAGAAGGGGCGGATCTTCTCCTACGACGTCACGGGCGGGCGCTCAGAGGAGCAGGGCTACGCGGCCACGGGTTCCGGTTCGATCTTCGCCCGCGGCGCGATGAAGAAGCTCTTCCGGGAGGACCTGAGCGAGGACGAGGCCACGACGCTCGTGGTCCAGGCGCTCTACGACGCGGCAGACGACGACTCGGCGACCGGCGGTCCCGATGTCGCCCGCCGGATCTATCCCATCGTCACCGTGATCACCGAGGACGGCTTCCGCCGGCTCTCCGAGAACGAGTCGTCCGAGATCGCGCGCTCGATTCTGGAGCGGCGTCTGGAGCAGCCCGACGGTCCGCGGGCCGCGCTGCTGTGA
- the prcA gene encoding proteasome subunit alpha, protein MTTPFYVSPQQAMADRAELARKGIARGRSLVVLQYADGIVFVGENPSRTLHKFSEIYDRIGFAAAGKYNEYENLRIGGVRYADLRGYTYDRDDVTARGLANVYAQTLGTIFSSAAEKPYEVELVVAEVGETPEGDQIYRLPHDGSIVDEHGSVAVGGNAEQISSYLDQRHRDGMTLAEALKLAVQALSRDTNGSEREIPAERLEVAVLDRTRPQKRKFKRISGRQLGRLLEADGATTASEAEADAEAEAEASGDGE, encoded by the coding sequence GTGACGACGCCGTTCTATGTCTCCCCCCAGCAGGCGATGGCCGACCGGGCGGAGCTCGCCCGCAAGGGCATCGCCCGTGGCCGCAGCCTGGTCGTGCTGCAGTACGCCGACGGCATCGTGTTCGTCGGCGAGAACCCGTCCCGCACGCTGCACAAGTTCAGCGAGATCTACGACCGGATCGGCTTCGCGGCCGCCGGCAAGTACAACGAGTACGAGAACCTGCGGATCGGCGGTGTGCGCTACGCCGACCTGCGGGGTTACACCTACGACCGGGACGATGTGACGGCCCGGGGCCTGGCGAACGTGTATGCCCAGACGCTGGGCACGATCTTCTCCAGCGCGGCCGAGAAGCCGTACGAGGTGGAGCTGGTCGTCGCGGAGGTCGGGGAGACCCCCGAGGGCGACCAGATCTACCGGCTGCCGCACGACGGTTCCATCGTGGACGAGCACGGCTCGGTCGCGGTGGGGGGCAACGCGGAGCAGATCAGCAGCTATCTGGACCAGCGTCACCGGGACGGTATGACGCTGGCCGAGGCGCTGAAGCTGGCGGTGCAGGCGCTGTCCCGCGACACCAACGGCAGCGAGCGGGAGATCCCCGCGGAGCGGCTGGAAGTGGCGGTGCTGGACCGTACGCGGCCGCAGAAGCGGAAGTTCAAGCGGATCAGCGGGCGCCAGCTGGGCCGGCTGCTGGAGGCCGACGGAGCGACCACGGCGTCGGAGGCCGAGGCGGACGCGGAGGCCGAGGCGGAGGCGTCCGGGGACGGGGAGTAG
- a CDS encoding ubiquitin-like protein Pup, producing the protein MATKDTGGGQQKATRSTEEVEEQAAEAQASEDVKERHEKLSDDVDSVLDEIDDVLEENAEDFVRSFVQKGGQ; encoded by the coding sequence ATGGCGACCAAGGACACCGGCGGCGGACAGCAGAAGGCCACCCGGTCCACCGAGGAGGTCGAGGAGCAGGCGGCAGAGGCGCAGGCTTCGGAGGACGTCAAGGAGCGTCACGAGAAGCTGAGCGACGACGTGGACTCGGTTCTGGACGAGATCGACGACGTCCTCGAGGAGAACGCCGAGGACTTCGTGCGGTCCTTCGTTCAAAAGGGTGGACAGTAA
- a CDS encoding FKBP-type peptidyl-prolyl cis-trans isomerase, with protein sequence MSIDKPEIDFPGGEPPADLEIKDIWEGDGPVAQAGQTVTVHYVGVSFSTGEEFDASWNRGTPFRFPLGGGRVIKGWDQGVQGMKVGGRRQLTIPAHLAYGNQSPSPLIKPGETLIFVVDLLGV encoded by the coding sequence GTGAGCATCGACAAGCCCGAGATCGACTTCCCGGGCGGCGAGCCCCCGGCGGACCTCGAGATCAAGGACATCTGGGAGGGTGACGGCCCGGTCGCGCAGGCCGGCCAGACCGTCACCGTGCACTACGTGGGTGTCTCCTTCAGCACCGGCGAGGAGTTCGACGCCAGCTGGAACCGCGGCACCCCGTTCCGCTTCCCGCTGGGTGGCGGCCGGGTCATCAAGGGCTGGGACCAGGGCGTGCAGGGCATGAAGGTCGGCGGCCGCCGCCAGCTGACCATCCCCGCCCACCTCGCCTACGGCAATCAGAGCCCGTCCCCTCTGATCAAGCCCGGCGAGACGCTGATCTTCGTGGTCGACCTGCTCGGGGTCTGA
- a CDS encoding MFS transporter codes for MATGYLEILRARHAARLLVGTLVGRLPNATAAIAILLFVRAEGGSYSLAGALAGVYGVANAVGQPVLGRLVDLRGQPRVQLPAAVLSAFSMAVFALGGIGSLPLAYAAVAGAGLFTPPLEGGLRALWSSVLRKEEHVHTAYAMDAVAQEVMFTVGPLLVTLCVSLWSAQAALLVLNGVGVLGALSVVVSPPSRAWRSAPREAHWLGALRSPGLLALLAAFLFIGMALGSITVASVPYADEHGGDVVYGWLMAALGFGALVGGAVYGARQWAGEPARRLRVLVALLVVCYLPLMLMPDAVAMVALTALAGVFLAPAIACAFVLVDRHAPRGTVTEAFSWLVTTFTVGHSVGTGVAGPVVEAGGALWGFALPGAAGGVSLLVLTATGRVLAAPGGGAVVAAGSENDPNRAVEPRFSSGDRA; via the coding sequence ATGGCCACGGGGTACTTGGAGATCCTTCGGGCGCGACACGCCGCCCGGCTGCTCGTCGGCACGCTCGTGGGCCGGCTGCCCAACGCCACGGCGGCCATCGCGATCCTGCTGTTCGTACGGGCCGAAGGCGGCTCGTACAGCCTCGCGGGAGCGCTGGCGGGCGTGTACGGCGTGGCCAACGCCGTCGGGCAGCCGGTGCTGGGCCGGCTCGTGGACCTGCGCGGGCAGCCGCGCGTGCAGCTGCCGGCGGCCGTCCTCTCCGCGTTCTCCATGGCCGTCTTCGCCCTCGGCGGGATCGGATCGCTGCCCCTCGCGTACGCCGCCGTGGCCGGTGCCGGGCTCTTCACGCCGCCCCTCGAGGGCGGGCTGCGGGCCCTGTGGTCGTCCGTCCTCCGCAAGGAGGAGCACGTGCACACCGCGTACGCCATGGACGCCGTGGCCCAGGAGGTGATGTTCACCGTCGGGCCGCTGCTCGTGACGCTGTGCGTGTCCCTGTGGTCCGCCCAGGCCGCGCTGCTCGTGCTGAACGGCGTCGGGGTGCTGGGTGCGCTGTCCGTGGTGGTGTCGCCGCCCTCGCGTGCCTGGCGGTCGGCGCCGCGTGAGGCGCACTGGCTGGGCGCGCTGCGTTCGCCGGGGCTGCTGGCGCTGCTGGCGGCGTTCCTGTTCATCGGGATGGCGCTCGGGTCCATCACGGTCGCCTCCGTGCCCTACGCGGACGAGCACGGCGGTGACGTCGTATACGGCTGGCTGATGGCGGCCCTGGGGTTCGGGGCGCTGGTCGGCGGCGCCGTCTACGGGGCCCGGCAGTGGGCCGGTGAGCCCGCGCGGCGACTGCGGGTGCTGGTGGCCCTTCTGGTGGTGTGTTACCTGCCGCTGATGCTCATGCCGGACGCGGTGGCCATGGTGGCGCTGACCGCGCTCGCCGGGGTCTTCCTCGCGCCGGCCATCGCCTGCGCGTTCGTCCTGGTCGACCGGCACGCGCCGCGCGGCACGGTCACCGAGGCGTTCTCCTGGCTGGTGACGACGTTCACCGTGGGCCACTCGGTCGGAACGGGCGTCGCGGGACCCGTCGTAGAGGCGGGCGGGGCCCTGTGGGGCTTCGCCTTGCCGGGTGCCGCGGGTGGCGTTTCCCTGCTGGTTTTGACCGCCACGGGGCGGGTACTCGCAGCTCCCGGTGGGGGAGCGGTGGTTGCCGCCGGTTCGGAAAATGATCCAAACCGTGCCGTCGAACCCCGTTTCAGTTCAGGGGATCGGGCGTAA
- a CDS encoding LacI family DNA-binding transcriptional regulator encodes MAAVHESRRRSGPTVARGSTRPTSRDVAQAAGVSQAAVSLVLGDKWRGRVSETTAQRVREAARDLGYRPNLAARNLRLGRTRTVLLVVPALTTEFFAGVYTGATRVAAEHGFGVVLYPSPEGIGPARDPFASAQAALDGVIASSMAADALTAIRGEALPLVMLDSDPAGSLGAATVNLDIADGVRQVAEHLLSLGHRRFLHLAADVPSWTFEVRARELAARLAGVPGTSVRTARSPISIEGAVAAAETALSGPGPRPTAVVCDDDQLAAGTYKAARRLGLRVPDDLSVTGLDDLALATAIDPELTTVRLDAELFGERGMRALLAVLEGREPEGGDIPVSLVVRGSTAPPGRP; translated from the coding sequence ATGGCCGCTGTTCACGAGTCCAGACGAAGGAGCGGGCCGACGGTGGCACGAGGCAGCACCCGACCCACGAGCCGGGACGTCGCCCAGGCCGCCGGCGTGTCCCAGGCGGCGGTCTCCCTGGTCCTCGGGGACAAGTGGCGCGGGCGTGTCTCGGAGACGACGGCGCAGCGGGTCCGCGAGGCCGCGCGCGATCTGGGCTACCGCCCGAACCTGGCCGCCCGCAATCTGCGCCTGGGCCGTACCCGCACGGTCCTCCTGGTGGTCCCGGCCCTGACCACGGAGTTCTTCGCCGGTGTCTACACGGGCGCCACCCGCGTCGCCGCCGAGCACGGCTTCGGCGTGGTCCTGTACCCCTCCCCCGAGGGCATCGGCCCCGCCCGGGACCCCTTCGCCTCGGCGCAGGCCGCGCTCGACGGCGTCATCGCGTCCTCCATGGCCGCGGACGCGCTGACCGCGATCCGCGGGGAGGCGCTGCCGCTGGTGATGCTGGACAGTGACCCGGCGGGCAGCCTGGGGGCGGCGACGGTGAACCTGGACATCGCCGACGGTGTCCGCCAGGTCGCGGAACACCTGCTGTCCCTGGGCCACCGCCGGTTCCTCCACCTGGCGGCGGACGTGCCGTCCTGGACCTTCGAGGTCCGTGCCCGGGAGCTGGCGGCTCGCCTGGCCGGGGTGCCCGGTACGTCCGTCCGTACGGCCCGCTCGCCGATCTCCATCGAGGGCGCGGTGGCCGCCGCAGAAACCGCCCTCTCGGGGCCCGGGCCCCGTCCCACGGCCGTGGTCTGCGACGACGACCAGCTGGCCGCCGGCACGTACAAGGCAGCTCGGCGACTGGGCCTGCGCGTCCCGGACGACCTGTCGGTCACCGGCCTGGACGATCTGGCCCTGGCCACGGCGATCGACCCCGAGCTGACGACGGTCCGCCTGGACGCCGAGTTGTTCGGTGAACGGGGTATGCGAGCGCTGCTGGCCGTCCTGGAGGGCCGTGAGCCCGAGGGCGGGGACATCCCGGTGAGTCTGGTGGTACGGGGCTCCACGGCACCGCCGGGACGGCCCTAG
- the pafA gene encoding Pup--protein ligase: MDRRIFGLENEYGVTCTFRGQRRLSPDEVARYLFRRVVSWGRSSNVFLRNGARLYLDVGSHPEYATPECDNVIELVTHDKAGERILEGLLVDAERRLHEEGIAGDVYLFKNNTDSAGNSYGCHENYLVARHGEFSRLADILIPFLVTRQLLCGAGKVLQTPRGAVYCVSQRAEHIWEGVSSATTRSRPIINTRDEPHADAERYRRLHVIVGDSNMSETTMLLKVGATDLVLRMIEAGTVMRDLTLENPIRAIREVSHDITGRRKVRLASGREASALEVQREYYEKAVDFCERRGIRTGTVEQVLELWGRTLDAIETEDLDRIGTEIDWVMKYKLIERYRAKNNMTMSHPRVAQIDLAYHDIHRRRGLYYLLEKKGQAARVCNDLKIFEGKSVPPQTTRARLRGDFIRRAQEQRRDFTVDWVHLKLNDQAQRTVLCKDPFRSVDDRVEKLIAGM; encoded by the coding sequence ATGGACCGCCGCATTTTCGGGCTGGAGAACGAGTACGGCGTCACGTGCACGTTCAGGGGACAGCGCCGCCTGTCTCCTGACGAGGTGGCGCGGTACCTCTTCCGCCGTGTCGTGTCATGGGGCCGCAGCAGCAATGTCTTTCTGCGAAACGGCGCCCGCCTCTATCTCGACGTGGGCTCACATCCGGAATACGCGACACCGGAATGTGACAACGTGATCGAACTGGTCACCCACGACAAAGCGGGCGAGCGCATTCTCGAAGGACTCCTGGTGGACGCCGAACGACGCCTGCACGAGGAGGGAATCGCGGGCGACGTCTACCTCTTCAAGAACAACACCGACTCGGCGGGCAACTCCTACGGATGCCACGAGAACTATCTCGTGGCGCGGCACGGGGAGTTCTCGCGGCTCGCGGACATTCTGATTCCGTTCCTGGTCACGCGGCAGTTGCTGTGCGGCGCCGGCAAGGTGCTGCAGACGCCGCGCGGGGCCGTGTACTGCGTCAGCCAGCGGGCCGAGCACATCTGGGAGGGCGTCTCCTCGGCGACGACCCGCTCCCGGCCGATCATCAACACGCGTGACGAGCCGCACGCGGACGCCGAGCGCTACCGCCGCCTGCACGTCATCGTGGGCGACTCCAACATGTCCGAGACGACCATGCTGCTCAAGGTCGGCGCCACCGACCTGGTACTGCGCATGATCGAGGCGGGCACGGTGATGCGGGACCTCACCCTGGAGAACCCGATCCGGGCGATCCGCGAGGTCAGCCACGACATCACCGGCCGCCGCAAGGTCCGCCTGGCCAGCGGACGCGAGGCCTCCGCCCTGGAGGTGCAGCGCGAGTACTACGAGAAGGCCGTGGACTTCTGCGAGCGCCGCGGCATCCGCACCGGCACCGTGGAGCAGGTCCTGGAACTGTGGGGCCGCACCCTGGACGCGATCGAGACCGAGGACCTCGACCGCATCGGCACCGAGATCGACTGGGTCATGAAGTACAAGCTCATCGAGCGGTACCGCGCCAAGAACAACATGACCATGTCGCACCCGCGGGTCGCGCAGATAGACCTCGCCTACCACGACATCCACCGCCGTCGTGGCCTGTACTACCTCCTCGAGAAGAAGGGGCAGGCAGCACGTGTCTGCAACGACTTGAAGATCTTCGAGGGCAAGTCCGTTCCGCCGCAGACCACTCGGGCCCGGCTGCGCGGCGACTTCATCCGGCGCGCCCAGGAACAGCGCCGTGACTTCACGGTCGACTGGGTTCACCTCAAGCTCAACGACCAGGCCCAGCGCACCGTCTTGTGCAAGGACCCGTTCCGTTCCGTGGACGACCGGGTGGAGAAGCTGATCGCCGGAATGTGA
- a CDS encoding FKBP-type peptidyl-prolyl cis-trans isomerase has protein sequence MRRRSLLISVPAGLATLAACGDDKSDSSKASDSPSPSASAPSAAPPPKIVDGPLPAVTAGTKFDEKPTIAKGSGEPSKQLAVKTLVAGSGKTIAENDFVVAHYLGQVWNTAKVFDNSYDRKARLAIQLAQGQIIDGWRYALAGKKAGSRVEMAVPPTWGYGSQGNPQAGIKGTDTLVFVVDVQDTFNAKSSAKGKEVPQDNADLPKVGTGTDGKAPSIEVPKAAAPKKLVAEYVLEGDGDKVAAGDSVLVQYKGVLWDGGKEFDSSYANKQLVSFSLQQVVKGWAQGLTGKKVGSRVLIVIPPKLGYGDNPPQGSGIKKDSTLVFSVDILAKL, from the coding sequence GTGCGCCGACGCTCACTTCTCATCTCCGTACCCGCTGGACTGGCCACGCTCGCCGCATGCGGCGACGACAAGTCCGACTCGAGCAAGGCCAGCGACAGCCCGTCGCCCTCGGCGTCGGCTCCGTCCGCGGCCCCGCCGCCGAAGATCGTCGACGGTCCGCTGCCGGCGGTCACCGCGGGCACGAAGTTCGACGAGAAGCCGACGATCGCCAAGGGCAGCGGGGAGCCGTCGAAGCAGCTCGCGGTGAAGACGCTGGTCGCGGGCAGCGGCAAGACCATCGCGGAGAACGACTTCGTCGTCGCCCACTACCTGGGCCAGGTCTGGAACACCGCCAAGGTCTTCGACAACTCCTACGACCGCAAGGCCCGCCTGGCCATCCAGCTGGCCCAGGGCCAGATCATCGACGGCTGGCGGTACGCGCTGGCCGGCAAGAAGGCCGGCAGCCGTGTCGAGATGGCCGTCCCGCCCACCTGGGGCTACGGCTCGCAGGGCAACCCGCAGGCGGGCATCAAGGGCACCGACACCCTGGTCTTCGTCGTCGACGTGCAGGACACGTTCAACGCCAAGAGCTCCGCCAAGGGCAAGGAGGTCCCGCAGGACAACGCGGACCTGCCCAAGGTCGGCACCGGCACCGACGGCAAGGCGCCCTCCATCGAGGTGCCCAAGGCGGCGGCCCCGAAGAAGCTCGTCGCGGAGTACGTGCTGGAGGGCGACGGTGACAAGGTCGCCGCCGGGGACAGCGTCCTCGTGCAGTACAAGGGCGTGCTGTGGGACGGCGGCAAGGAGTTCGACTCGTCGTACGCCAACAAGCAACTGGTGTCGTTCTCGCTCCAGCAGGTCGTCAAGGGCTGGGCGCAGGGCCTGACCGGCAAGAAGGTCGGCAGCCGCGTCCTCATCGTCATCCCGCCGAAGCTGGGCTACGGGGACAACCCGCCGCAGGGCAGCGGCATCAAGAAGGACTCCACGCTGGTCTTCTCGGTGGACATCCTCGCGAAGCTGTGA